One segment of Chloroflexota bacterium DNA contains the following:
- a CDS encoding carbohydrate ABC transporter permease produces the protein MSVAAQKSTPNYRLRRGLLRGLLYTILIVGGIIAIVPFLWMLSTSLMTLGEAISGRFLPQVPQWHNYVVAWREANFSEYFFNSVEITFITLGGELLFSILAAYAFARMKFPGRDLIFMVLLSTMMIPGMVLMIPNFLTVTWLGRVSPIKWINNWPALTIPFMGNVFSIFLLRQFFAQIPDDLFDAAQIDGASHWQFLRHVVLPLSKAPIMVIMVLSFIGSWNALAWPLLVTNEPTWRPIAVGLFQFVDEAGSELNLQMAGAVITILPILALYFLTQKQFTESIARSGMKG, from the coding sequence ATGAGTGTCGCTGCTCAAAAATCCACCCCCAACTACCGTCTGCGCCGCGGGTTGCTGCGAGGGTTGCTTTACACTATTCTGATTGTGGGCGGTATCATCGCCATCGTGCCCTTTTTGTGGATGCTTTCCACCTCGCTGATGACCTTGGGGGAAGCCATTTCAGGCCGTTTCTTGCCCCAGGTGCCGCAATGGCATAATTACGTCGTGGCCTGGCGGGAAGCCAACTTTTCGGAGTATTTCTTCAACTCGGTGGAAATCACGTTCATCACCTTAGGCGGGGAACTGTTGTTCAGCATTTTGGCGGCCTATGCGTTTGCCCGCATGAAATTCCCCGGTCGCGATCTGATTTTCATGGTGTTGTTGAGCACCATGATGATCCCGGGGATGGTGTTGATGATCCCCAACTTCCTCACCGTGACGTGGTTGGGCCGTGTCAGCCCCATCAAGTGGATCAACAACTGGCCTGCGCTGACCATCCCCTTCATGGGCAACGTGTTTAGCATTTTCCTGTTGCGGCAGTTTTTCGCGCAAATCCCCGACGACCTTTTCGACGCGGCGCAAATCGACGGGGCGAGCCACTGGCAGTTTTTGCGGCATGTGGTGCTGCCGCTTTCCAAAGCGCCCATCATGGTCATCATGGTGCTTTCGTTCATCGGTTCCTGGAATGCCCTGGCCTGGCCGCTGCTGGTGACCAACGAGCCGACCTGGCGGCCGATTGCGGTAGGGTTGTTCCAGTTTGTGGATGAGGCTGGCTCGGAACTCAACCTGCAGATGGCCGGCGCGGTGATTACCATTTTGCCCATTTTGGCGCTTTACTTCCTTACCCAGAAGCAGTTTACCGAAAGCATTGCCCGCAGTGGGATGAAGGGTTAA
- a CDS encoding sugar ABC transporter permease has product MIAVLKSGMVASLQGIITPSASRPFKGGPMHSKLSAMWHSKRGRQWREYLTAYLMLAPSVILIFTFGIFPVLFAVYVSLHRWRIRMGKFVGLAHYVRAVESLGFLLFFAVALGMFFAAWRAWRAVMTHARENEESPWLWGVPGVVLGVGGLLWMRYGVILLPVVLEIPNKAIGVKRSQALFRKLLWEAFIEPHVLAAMGVAAGVTLVGLLLWWALYRRQSSARHSTYILQWSTGVFFFLTGVITAGFTYHQLQLTIQKAIEEGEPPTIATHVVLITIGVILFYAAWRLWQSAVDSASDKGFAFKGLAALFLLVAGWIFVAELPPVIEAGDPDLWRGLVVTVYYALGTVPFQLGIALVLSYLLFQNIRGREFFRVLYFMPYITPTVASAAVFRLLFIGHPSGLVNRFLRLFGIKPLKWLWEPRGVFSLIADGLGVHIPSWAAGPSLALVVIIIYSIWTYVGYDTVIYLAGLGNIPNEINEAAEIDGASRWQIFRHITLPLLSPTTYFLSLIAIIGTFKAFNHIYVMRETEALKTVNTFSVVIFDTFFTDTRYGYASAMAFVLFAIILSLTYINNKVQGSRVFYQ; this is encoded by the coding sequence ATGATCGCGGTACTCAAATCGGGCATGGTGGCCTCCTTGCAGGGTATAATAACACCATCAGCCTCGCGACCATTCAAGGGAGGGCCTATGCATTCCAAACTCTCTGCAATGTGGCATAGCAAGCGCGGGCGTCAATGGCGCGAATATCTTACCGCGTATTTGATGCTGGCGCCGTCGGTGATTCTCATTTTCACGTTTGGCATTTTCCCGGTCTTGTTTGCGGTCTATGTGAGTTTGCACCGCTGGCGCATTCGGATGGGCAAGTTCGTGGGGCTTGCTCATTATGTCCGTGCCGTCGAGAGTTTGGGGTTTTTGCTCTTTTTCGCGGTCGCCTTGGGCATGTTCTTCGCGGCCTGGCGGGCGTGGCGGGCAGTGATGACCCATGCCCGCGAGAACGAGGAAAGCCCCTGGCTGTGGGGCGTGCCGGGCGTGGTGCTTGGCGTGGGGGGCTTATTGTGGATGCGCTATGGCGTCATTTTGCTGCCCGTGGTGTTGGAGATCCCCAACAAGGCCATCGGCGTCAAGCGATCGCAGGCTTTGTTTCGGAAACTGCTGTGGGAAGCCTTCATCGAGCCGCACGTGTTGGCCGCAATGGGGGTGGCGGCAGGGGTGACGTTGGTGGGCCTGTTGCTGTGGTGGGCGCTTTATCGGCGGCAGTCTTCGGCGCGCCACAGCACTTATATTTTGCAGTGGAGCACGGGGGTTTTCTTCTTCCTGACAGGCGTCATCACAGCCGGGTTTACTTACCATCAGTTACAATTGACCATCCAGAAAGCCATCGAAGAGGGAGAGCCGCCCACCATTGCCACCCACGTGGTGCTGATTACCATTGGGGTGATTTTGTTCTATGCGGCCTGGAGGCTGTGGCAAAGCGCCGTTGATAGCGCCTCGGATAAGGGTTTTGCTTTCAAAGGGCTGGCGGCGCTGTTTTTGTTGGTCGCGGGCTGGATTTTCGTGGCCGAGTTGCCGCCGGTCATTGAAGCGGGTGACCCTGACCTCTGGCGCGGGCTGGTGGTGACCGTGTATTATGCCCTCGGCACGGTGCCGTTCCAGTTGGGCATCGCGTTGGTGCTTTCTTATTTGCTGTTTCAGAACATTCGGGGGCGCGAGTTCTTCCGTGTGCTTTACTTTATGCCTTACATCACGCCTACGGTGGCGAGCGCGGCGGTGTTCCGGTTGCTGTTCATCGGGCACCCTTCCGGTCTGGTCAACCGCTTCTTGCGGCTTTTCGGCATCAAGCCGCTCAAGTGGCTGTGGGAGCCTCGCGGGGTGTTCTCGCTGATTGCCGATGGGCTGGGGGTGCATATCCCCTCGTGGGCGGCAGGGCCAAGCCTGGCGCTGGTGGTCATCATCATTTATTCCATCTGGACTTACGTCGGCTACGACACGGTGATTTATCTGGCCGGGCTGGGGAACATCCCCAACGAAATCAACGAAGCCGCTGAAATCGACGGCGCCAGCCGCTGGCAGATTTTCCGCCACATCACACTGCCGTTGCTCTCGCCGACCACTTACTTCCTCTCGCTCATTGCCATTATCGGGACTTTCAAGGCCTTCAATCACATCTACGTCATGCGGGAAACGGAAGCCTTGAAGACCGTCAACACTTTCAGCGTGGTCATCTTCGACACTTTCTTCACCGACACCCGTTACGGCTACGCTTCGGCCATGGCTTTTGTGCTTTTCGCCATCATCCTCAGCCTGACCTACATCAACAACAAGGTGCAAGGCTCGCGCGTTTTCTACCAGTAG